A window of the Gossypium hirsutum isolate 1008001.06 chromosome A05, Gossypium_hirsutum_v2.1, whole genome shotgun sequence genome harbors these coding sequences:
- the LOC107895402 gene encoding uncharacterized protein translates to MVMTGEMIENARRSGRIEARENTKNPTPRKKENEVNNTNIGYSKSFTVNQPRAVTTGSQGISGHSIENCTAFKKVVEKLIKVGIVKFDNAPSAENPLPNHADDGVNAKSEYIGRKVKANITELKTHLKWIWKEMAERELVISDPKRSGKEMRSYYEFHHEEGHGIQECEEFRALVQGLMDNKKIEFYEEAKKEGCICTSESTSKGPKVNYPMVIITRPKNEAEVRMAPKVIIQKPVAFSYVDNKRVPWNYDSNVAIPGKENLAKEDQDIGSHTRSERQYDLVNARTEPVKGKALIVEQKKGKAVESELPINEPVKEEEVKEFLKFLKHSEYSMVEQLHKQPGRISILALLLSLEVHRNALMKVLSQTYVTNDISVNKLDRLVNNISADNFIFFNDDEIPPGGMESTKALHITTRCKGYTLLGVLIDNGSALNVLPLSTLNRLHVDSSHMKGCQNIVQAFDGTKRRVMGRIEIPLLIGPTTYDADFLMMDIKPSYNCLLGRPWIHSAGAVPSSFHQKLKLVSEKDIIAAVSSDAPYLEIDDEAIECSFRSLEFVNATVITEGSKIPAPKISKTTRMGLQLMVGKGALLGKGLERHLQGRIEVLMLKDKCDRFGLGFRPDARQRKKELEKRQERRKTQLSGEEIKWEPMVIPHISKTFV, encoded by the exons ATGGTAATGACtggagaaatgattgagaatgcaaGAAGAAGTGGGAGGATAGAGGCAAGAGAGAATACTAAAAATCCAACCCCGCGGAAAAAGGAAAACGAGGTGAACAATACGAACATAGGGTACTCGAAATCGTTTACCGTTAATCAGCCAAGAGCAGTGACTACTGGGAGTCAAG gaattTCAGGACATTCAATAGAAAACTGCACTGCCTTTAAGAAAGTAGTTGAAAAACTTATTAAAGTGGGCATTGTGAAGTTTGATAATGCACCCAGTGCAGAAAATCCATTACCTAATCATGCCGATGACGGGGTAAACGCGAAGAGTGAATATATAGGGAGAAAGGTCAAGGCAAACATTAcagaattgaaaactcatttgaaaTGGATTTGGAAGGAGATGGCAGAAAGGGAATTAGTTATTTCGGATCCAAAAAGGAGCGGTAAAGAAATGAGGAGCTACTACGAATTCCATCATGAAGAGGGGCATGGAATTCAAGAATGTGAAGAGTTCAGAGCTTTGGTTCAAGGCCTGATGGACAACAAGAagatagaattttatgaagaggcTAAAAAAGAGGGGTGTATATGCACGTCAGAATCAACGTCGAAGGGCCCAAAAGTCAATTATCCTATGGTCATCATTACGCGTCCGAAAAATGAAGCGGAAGTTCGAATGGCACCAAAGGTTATAATTCAGAAACCAGTAGCTTTCTCTTACGTGGACAACAAAAGAGTCCCTTGGAATTATGATTCTAATGTGGCAATCCCGGGGAAGGAGAATTTAGCTAAGGAGGACCAAGACATAGGTTCTCACACACGTAGTGAAAGACAGTATGATTTGGTAAATGCTCGAACAGAACCTGTAAAAGGAAAAGCTCTGATAGTggaacaaaaaaaaggaaaagctgTTGAGTCTGAGTTGCCTATTAATGAACCAGTGAAAGAGGAGGAAGTtaaggaattcttgaaatttctgAAACATAGTGAATATAGCATGGTGgaacagttgcataaacaaccagGCCGCATATCTATACTAGCTTTGCTCCTAAGTTTAGAGGTCCACAGAAATGCATTGATGAAAGTGTTAAGTCAGACGTACGTAACTAATGATATCTCTGTCAATAAGTTGGATCGGCTGGTTAATAACATAAGTGCTGATAATTTTATCTTCTTTAatgatgacgaaataccaccAGGAGGTATGGAGTCCACTAAAGCTCTGCACATCACTACCAGATGCAAAGGATACACATTACTAGGAGTCTTGATAGACAATGGGTCAGCATTGAATGTATTACCCTTGTCTACATTAAATAGATTACATGTGGATAGCTCGCATATGAAGGGGTGTCAGAATATAGTGCAGGCATTCGATGGCACAAAAAGAAGAGTCATGGGGAGAATAGAAATACCTTTGTTGATTGGCCCAACTACATATGATGCGGACTTTTTAATGATGGATATCAAACCCTCATACAACTGCCTGTTAGGAAGACCTTGGATACATTCAGCAGGGGCAGTGCCTTCATCGTtccatcagaagttgaagttAGTATCAGAGA AGGATATCATTGCAGCTGTAAGCAGTGATGCACCATATTTGGAAATAGATGATGAAGCAAtcgaatgttcttttcggtccttggagtttgtaaatgcaaCAGTCATCACTGAAGGAAGCAAGATTCCagcaccaaaaatatccaaaACTACGAGGATGGGTCTACAGTTGATGGTAGGGAAAGGAGCTTTACTAGGAAAGGGGCTTGAAAGACATCTCCAGGGAAGAATTGAAGTTCTAATGTTGAAAGATAAATGTGACCGTTTTGGTTTAGGGTTCAGGCCAGATGCAAGACAAAGGAAGAAAGAATTAGAAAAAAGGCAGGAGAGAAGAAAGACGCAATTGAGTGGTGAAGAAATCAAGTGGGAACCCATGGTAATCCCTCACATATCGAAGACCTTTGTATAG
- the LOC107895921 gene encoding uncharacterized protein codes for MPSALRCLTTRRKSVLLPLLSTHSRVNQGFTELKNSRLLLINPESPLGFNRDETSMDSKASDAGTGHALAQVRGCAGTSVTAGRYGVRRLEAAGLLRVRAAAQEPLCPRVCRNLAWLSGRLGSF; via the exons ATGCCCTCAGCCCTTCGCTGCTTAACAACCCGTCGAAAGTCTGTTCTCTTGCCTCTCCTTTCGACTCATTCAAGAGTCAATCAAGGCTTCACCGAATTGAAAAACTCACGACTTTTGCTTATAAACCCCGAATCACCTCTCGGTTTCAATCGTGATGAAACAAGCATGGATTCGAAGGCATCGGACGCAG GTACGGGGCATGCATTGGCACAAGTACGGGGCTGTGCTGGCACGAGCGTGACTGCTGGACGGTACGGAGTACGGCGCCTGGAGGCTGCAGGGTTGCTGCGTGTGAGGGCTGCGGCGCAAGAACCCCTTTGCCCTAGGGTTTGCCGAAATTTGGCTTGGCTTTCGGGCCGTTTGGGCTCATTTTGA